A single region of the Lotus japonicus ecotype B-129 chromosome 4, LjGifu_v1.2 genome encodes:
- the LOC130715534 gene encoding uncharacterized protein LOC130715534, with amino-acid sequence MSCLHDHSCEDHDCSTDWSLYKHIDLSKVSALNEATPGSVKSVFKAWEDRLNSSGGHLESNEGDPELLVFIPFTSDVKIKSISIVGGADGTSPSKMRAFINRDGIDFSDAQSMQAIQEWDLAENMQGVLEYQTRYSKFQSVGNITLHFPESFGGDTTKIHYIGFKGEATQLKRDVVATIVYEITPNPSDHKTHAESGGGLSHVG; translated from the exons ATGTCGTGTTTGCATGATCACAGTTGCGAAGACCATGATTGTTCCACTGACTGGTCTCTCTACAAGCACATCGACCTCTCTAAG GTATCTGCTCTCAATGAGGCAACACCAGGAAGTGTTAAGTCAGTTTTCAAAGCTTGGGAAGACCGTTTGAATTCTTCTGGG GGTCACTTGGAAAGCAATGAGGGTGATCCTGAGTTACTTGTATTCATTCC ATTTACTTCAGATGTCAAGATTAAGAGCATATCTATTGTTGGTGGAGCTGATGGAACAAGTCCTTCCAAGATGAGAGC GTTCATCAATCGAGATGGTATTGACTTTTCAGATGCACAAAGCATGCAAGCCATTCAG GAATGGGATTTGGCTGAAAATATGCAAGGAGTATTGGAATACCAGACAAG ATATTCTAAATTTCAAAGTGTTGGAAATATTACATTGCACTTTCCTGAGAGTTTTGGAGGCGACACAACTAAAATACACTACATTGGCTTTAAAGGCGAAGCTACTCAG TTAAAAAGGGATGTTGTTGCTACTATCGTTTATGAGATTACGCCAAATCCTTCTGACCACAA GACGCATGCTGAAAGTGGCGGCGGTCTTTCGCATGTCGGTTGA
- the LOC130711834 gene encoding protein SCO1 homolog 2, mitochondrial translates to MSIPRFILSSSKLRSTRQTLILLRRSVPSKTTQSVSYTNSTQQGKPKYELHPRFSPESHSSHPSRSWGAYIIPAAVLGFAGIAAFFHYNDERRAVPKGHQGSSQIANVANGPIIGGPFTLINTEKEPVTERTFLGKWVLLYFGYTSSPDIGPEQVHLMAKAIDILESKQNLKILPVFVTIDPQRDSPSQLRAYLKEFDSRIIGLTGPVAAVRQMAQEYRVYFKKVEEDGDDYLVDISHSMYLLNPKMEVARCFGIEYNAEQLSEAIWKELNKKPS, encoded by the exons ATGTCCATTCCGAGGTTTATACTCTCTTCATCCAAGCTACGTTCCACTCGACAAACTCTCATTCTTCTTCGAAG GTCTGTTCCATCTAAGACAACTCAATCTGTTAGCTACACGAATTCTACACAACAGGGTAAACCAAAATACGAGCTCCATCCTCGATTCTCTCCAGAATCGCACTCTTCACACCCTTCTCGCTCATGGGGTGCTTATATTATT CCAGCTGCTGTTTTAGGATTTGCTGGGATTGCAGCATTTTTTCATTATAATGATGAGAGGAGAGCTGTTCCAAAAG GTCATCAGGGTAGTAGCCAAATTGCAAATGTTGCCAATGGACCCATAATTGGGGGTCCCTTTACACTAATTAATACAGAAAAGGAACCTGTTACAGAACGTACTTTTCTTGGGAAATGGGTCCTCCTTTACTTTGGCTATACCTCATCCCCTGATATTGGACCAGAGCAAGTCCACCTCATGGCCAAGGCAATTGATATATTAG AATCAAAACAGAATCTTAAGATCCTGCCAGTATTTGTTACAATTGATCCTCAACGTGATTCTCCCTCACAACTTCGTGCATACCTTAAAG AATTTGATTCGAGAATCATAGGATTAACTGGACCCGTCGCTGCTGTTAGGCAGATGGCACAAGAATATCGTGTTTATTTTAAAAAGGTAGAAGAGGATGGTGATGATTATCTTGTTGACATTTCCCACAGCAT GTATTTGTTGAACCCAAAAATGGAGGTAGCCAGATGCTTCGGAATCGAGTATAATGCAGAGCAGTTGTCAGAAGCTATATGGAAAGAGTTGAACAAAAAACCTTCTTGA
- the LOC130709878 gene encoding protein SCO1 homolog 2, mitochondrial-like, translating into MSIPRFLLSSSKQLRSTRQALTLLPRSVPSRTTQSASYRNSAESHSSRSWGAYVISAAVVGFAGLAAFFHYNDLNSFTLKSLKFKCLGKGHANRPKIRGGPFTLTNTENQTVTERDFLGKWVLLYFGYTSSPDIGPAQLLLMSMIIDILESKHKVKVLPVFVSIDPQRDTPSQIRAYLKVFDSRIIGLTGPVAAVRQMAQEYHVYSEKVEEDGDDYLVDISKNLFFLNPRMEVKECFRVE; encoded by the exons ATGTCCATTCCAAGGTTTTTACTCTCTTCATCCAAGCAACTACGTTCCACTCGTCAAGCTCTCACTCTTCTTCCAAG GTCTGTTCCCTCTAGGACAACACAATCTGCTAGCTACAGGAACTCTGCTGAATCCCACTCTTCTCGCTCATGGGGTGCTTATGTTATT TCAGCTGCTGTTGTTGGATTTGCTGGGCTTGCAGCATTTTTTCATTACAATGATCTCAACTCATTCACTTTAAAGAGTCTCAAGTTCAAGTGTTTGGGGAAAG GTCATGCCAATAGACCCAAAATTAGGGGTGGTCCCTTTACACTAACTAATACAGAAAATCAAACAGTTACAGAACGTGATTTTCTTGGGAAATGGGTCCTCCTTTACTTTGGCTATACCTCGTCCCCTGATATTGGACCGGCGCAACTCCTCCTTATGAGCATGATCATTGATATATTAG AATCAAAACATAAGGTTAAGGTTCTGCCGGTATTTGTTAGCATTGATCCTCAACGTGATACTCCCTCACAAATTCGTGCATACCTTAAAG TATTTGATTCGAGAATCATAGGATTAACTGGACCCGTCGCTGCTGTTAGGCAGATGGCACAAGAATATCATGTTTATTCTGAAAAGGTAGAAGAGGATGGTGACGATTATCTTGTTGACATTTCCAAAAACTT GTTTTTCTTGAACCCAAGGATGGAGGTAAAAGAATGCTTCAGAGTCGAGTAG
- the LOC130713401 gene encoding NDR1/HIN1-like protein 13: protein MEEQAAIVEAKNGRAAMSPPLPSPPGRNNNVNNMVVVQFPKDQIYRVPPRENAEFMERYRNPPNTKRRRRNCCCRCPRALLTLALILVAVIAVLAITLASLFFILNPIGPTFSITHVAVKNTTPPKYEVSMRARNTNERLGMVYEDSEVALLVEDSGDKVAEGRFPRLEQDRDGSTQVKILLTGTKGAKSVGGGKLNARVGFDLEMGLRVRVSLGGFNTWVMTANVVCEFDVSGLGNAVIGLDDHNMAGRHISIEIEL from the exons ATGGAAGAGCAGGCCGCCATCGTAGAAGCCAAAAACGGCCGCGCCGCCATGTCGCCGCCGCTGCCTTCACCTCCCGGCCGCAACAACAACGTCAACAACATGGTCGTCGTCCAGTTCCCGAAGGACCAAATCTATCGCGTGCCACCACGCGAGAACGCCGAGTTCATGGAAAGATACCGCAACCCTCCCAACACAAAAAGACGGCGCCGCAATTGCTGCTGCCGCTGCCCACGCGCGTTGCTCACACTCGCGCTAATCCTCGTCGCCGTTATCGCCGTGCTCGCCATAACACTCGCCTCCTTGTTCTTCATCCTCAACCCAATTGGGCCCACGTTCTCCATAACCCACGTGGCGGTGAAGAATACTACGCCGCCGAAATACGAGGTTTCGATGAGGGCAAGGAACACGAACGAGAGACTGGGAATGGTTTACGAGGACTCCGAGGTTGCTTTGCTGGTTGAAGACAGCGGCGACAAGGTTGCAGAGGGGAGGTTTCCGAGGTTGGAACAAGATCGAGATGGGTCCACGCAGGTGAAGATTTTGCTGACGGGGACAAAGGGAGCGAAGAGCGTGGGTGGTGGGAAATTGAACGCGCGCGTGGGGTTTGATTTGGAGATGGGGCTTCGTGTGAGGGTGTCGCTTGGGGGGTTTAACACGTGGGTTATGACGGCTAACGTTGTGTGTGAGTTTGATGTTAGCGGTCTTGGGAACG CAGTTATTGGATTGGATGATCATAACATGGCAGGCAggcatatatcaattgaaattgAACTATGA
- the LOC130711835 gene encoding PLAT domain-containing protein 3-like — protein MASTTAFIALLVLLSLSFAGTARSGSDDADCVYTVYVRTGSVLKGGTDSKIGIKLYDKYGYYIYIKNLESWGGLMGSGYNYFERGNLDIFSGRGPCLEAPVCAVNVTSDGYGDHHGWYANYVEVTSTGAHISCSQEQFEIEQWLATDTSPYQLWAVRNYCRNSLDQARLKTGHEVRTRSESGSGHAQA, from the exons ATGGCATCCACCACAGCCTTCATCGCTCTCCTCGTTCTGCTCTCACTCTCCTTCGCCGGAACCGCTAGATCC GGCTCCGACGACGCCGATTGCGTCTACACCGTCTACGTCCGCACCGGCTCAGTCCTCAAGGGCGGAACCGACTCCAAGATCGGAATCAAGCTATACGACAAGTACGGCTACTACATCTACATCAAGAATCTTGAATCCTGGGGTGGTTTGATGGGTTCCGGCTACAACTACTTCGAGCGCGGCAACCTTGACATCTTCAGCGGAAGGGGGCCATGTCTCGAAGCACCTGTCTGCGCCGTCAATGTCACCTCCGACGGCTACGGTGACCACCACGGCTGGTATGCCAACTACGTCGAGGTTACTTCCACTGGGGCCCACATCTCATGTTCTCAGGAGCAGTTTGAGATTGAGCAGTGGCTCGCTACTGATACAAGCCCGTATCAGCTCTGGGCTGTCAGGAACTATTGTCGTAATAGCTTGGATCAGGCCCGGCTTAAAACCGGTCACGAGGTTCGGACCCGATCTGAATCCGGATCCGGACATGCACAAGCGTGA
- the LOC130710203 gene encoding uncharacterized protein LOC130710203 has translation MASSTAGDKARRNNDRHSGRPIGGKPTTQEEKKTFPCENCGHVWSCKNEANECLKKHKVTEERRNAEASTKAAEATQASRRCPTCDAVWLNGDAIRDCRLKHFQGSPHGSYSTDA, from the exons ATGGCGAGCAGCACAGCCGGTGACAAAGCTAGGCGCAACAATGACAGGCACAGTGGTCGTCCCATCGGGGGAAAGCCAACCACACAGGAAGAGAAAAAAACATTTCCTTGTGAAAACTGTGGTCATGTCTGGTCATGCAAGAATGAAGCGAACGAGTGCCTGAAAAAGCACAAGGTGACCGAAGAGAGGCGCAATGCTGAGGCGTCGACTAAGGCCGCTGAAGCAACTCAGGCTTCCCGCCGCTGCCCGACATGTGATGCTGTTTGGCTGAACGGAGATGCCATCAGAGATTGCCGACTGAAACATTTTCAAGGGTCACCC CATGGCTCTTATTCTACAGATGCATAA